From Triticum aestivum cultivar Chinese Spring chromosome 4A, IWGSC CS RefSeq v2.1, whole genome shotgun sequence, a single genomic window includes:
- the LOC123086204 gene encoding probable polygalacturonase isoform X2, whose translation MKRLVVLSWVLAVVLGSVHGHVRRQWGEQVPPESRPHSVTITEFGAVGDGRTLNTLPFQNAVFYARSFADKGGAQLYVPKGRWLTGSFNLTSHLTLFLEKDAIIVGTEVMDLSGKRQCSSIVLFVGTLDGRGNSMQIPDQQGSSWLESSQWPIVEPLPSYGQGLDLPGPRHCSLINGYNLTDVVITGNNGLIDGQGLVWWDWLRSHELNHSRPHLVEFLYSEEIVISNLTFLNSPAWSIHPVYCSNVKVHNVTIKTLLDAPLTDGIVPDSCLNVCIEDSTISVSHEAISVKSGLDKYGISIGRPTSDIHISRVDLQASSGAALAFGSEMSGGISGIHADHLRIHGSDKGFSLKTTPGRGGYIKEVIISDVEMDGIRVAIEFIGNLSSHPDDDFDPSELPVIDQITLKNMVGTNISVAGILLGIDSDPFTAICLSNLSFSITDSLHSSPWSCSNVSGYSESVLPEPCSELYAPSSNSSICFSLPSYSALDVA comes from the exons ATGAAGAGGCTA GTGGTCCTGTCATGGGTCCTGGCCGTCGTTCTCGGCTCAGTCCACGGCCATGTGCGGCGGCAATGGGGAGAGCAGGTGCCCCCGGAGTCGCGGCCGCACAGCGTCACCATTACCGAGTTCGGCGCCGTAGGGGATGGTAGGACCCTGAACACCCTGCCCTTCCAAAACGCCGTCTTCTACGCCCGGTCCTTCGCCGACAAGGGCGGCGCGCAGCTGTACGTCCCCAAGGGTCGATGGCTCACCGGCAGCTTCAACCTCACCAGCCATCTCACCCTCTTCCTCGAGAAAGATGCCATCATCGTCGGCACGGAG GTTATGGATTTATCCGGGAAACGCCAATGTAGTTCGATTGTGCTCTTTGTTGGCACGCTAGACGGCAGAGGAAATTCTATGCAAATACCCGATCAGCAGGGTTCAAGTTGGCTG GAGTCCTCGCAATGGCCAATTGTGGAACCTTTGCCATCTTATGGCCAGGGACTAGACCTTCCAGGTCCTAGACATTGTAGCTTAATAAATGGATACAATTTAACAGATGTTGTTATTACTG GGAATAATGGACTTATCGATGGCCAGGGCTTAGTATGGTGGGATTGGCTTCGCTCTCATGAACTAAATCATAGCCGCCCTCATCTCGTGGAGTTTCTGTATTCTGAAGAAATTGTGATATCAAACTTGACATTTTTGAACTCACCAGCCTGGAGCATACATCCAGTGTACTGCAG CAATGTAAAGGTTCATAACGTCACAATTAAGACTTTGTTGGATGCTCCACTCACTGATGGCATAGTTCCAG ATTCATGTTTGAATGTCTGCATCGAAGACAGCACCATTAGTGTCAGTCATGAAGCCATCTCAGTGAAAAGTGGGTTGGACAAGTACGGCATTTCTATCGGAAGGCCAACCTCGGACATTCATATCAGCAGAGTGGATCTTCAAGCGTCATCTGGTGCTGCACTTGCATTTGGCAGTGAGATGTCCGGTGGGATCTCAGGTATTCATGCTGACCACCTAAGGATACATGGTTCTGATAAAGGGTTCTCTTTGAAGACCACCCCTGGTCGTGGAGGTTACATAAAGGAAGTGATCATCTCAGATGTAGAAATGGATGGTATCCGTGTGGCCATTGAATTCATAGGTAATTTATCAAGCCATCCAGATGATGATTTTGATCCGTCTGAGCTTCCGGTGATTGATCAAATCACCTTAAAGAATATGGTGGGAACAAACATCTCGGTTGCAGGAATTTTATTAGGAATTGACAGTGATCCATTTACTGCGATTTGCCTTTCCAATCTCAGTTTCTCGATAACTGATTCGCTCCATTCTAGTCCCTGGTCTTGTTCCAATGTTTCTGGATACTCGGAATCGGTCTTGCCTGAGCCTTGCTCGGAACTGTATGCACCATCCTCAAATTCTTCAATTTGCTTCTCCCTTCCTAGTTACAGTGCACTTGATGTGGCATAG
- the LOC123086204 gene encoding probable polygalacturonase isoform X1 encodes MKRLWRLQVVLSWVLAVVLGSVHGHVRRQWGEQVPPESRPHSVTITEFGAVGDGRTLNTLPFQNAVFYARSFADKGGAQLYVPKGRWLTGSFNLTSHLTLFLEKDAIIVGTEVMDLSGKRQCSSIVLFVGTLDGRGNSMQIPDQQGSSWLESSQWPIVEPLPSYGQGLDLPGPRHCSLINGYNLTDVVITGNNGLIDGQGLVWWDWLRSHELNHSRPHLVEFLYSEEIVISNLTFLNSPAWSIHPVYCSNVKVHNVTIKTLLDAPLTDGIVPDSCLNVCIEDSTISVSHEAISVKSGLDKYGISIGRPTSDIHISRVDLQASSGAALAFGSEMSGGISGIHADHLRIHGSDKGFSLKTTPGRGGYIKEVIISDVEMDGIRVAIEFIGNLSSHPDDDFDPSELPVIDQITLKNMVGTNISVAGILLGIDSDPFTAICLSNLSFSITDSLHSSPWSCSNVSGYSESVLPEPCSELYAPSSNSSICFSLPSYSALDVA; translated from the exons ATGAAGAGGCTA TGGCGTCTTCAGGTGGTCCTGTCATGGGTCCTGGCCGTCGTTCTCGGCTCAGTCCACGGCCATGTGCGGCGGCAATGGGGAGAGCAGGTGCCCCCGGAGTCGCGGCCGCACAGCGTCACCATTACCGAGTTCGGCGCCGTAGGGGATGGTAGGACCCTGAACACCCTGCCCTTCCAAAACGCCGTCTTCTACGCCCGGTCCTTCGCCGACAAGGGCGGCGCGCAGCTGTACGTCCCCAAGGGTCGATGGCTCACCGGCAGCTTCAACCTCACCAGCCATCTCACCCTCTTCCTCGAGAAAGATGCCATCATCGTCGGCACGGAG GTTATGGATTTATCCGGGAAACGCCAATGTAGTTCGATTGTGCTCTTTGTTGGCACGCTAGACGGCAGAGGAAATTCTATGCAAATACCCGATCAGCAGGGTTCAAGTTGGCTG GAGTCCTCGCAATGGCCAATTGTGGAACCTTTGCCATCTTATGGCCAGGGACTAGACCTTCCAGGTCCTAGACATTGTAGCTTAATAAATGGATACAATTTAACAGATGTTGTTATTACTG GGAATAATGGACTTATCGATGGCCAGGGCTTAGTATGGTGGGATTGGCTTCGCTCTCATGAACTAAATCATAGCCGCCCTCATCTCGTGGAGTTTCTGTATTCTGAAGAAATTGTGATATCAAACTTGACATTTTTGAACTCACCAGCCTGGAGCATACATCCAGTGTACTGCAG CAATGTAAAGGTTCATAACGTCACAATTAAGACTTTGTTGGATGCTCCACTCACTGATGGCATAGTTCCAG ATTCATGTTTGAATGTCTGCATCGAAGACAGCACCATTAGTGTCAGTCATGAAGCCATCTCAGTGAAAAGTGGGTTGGACAAGTACGGCATTTCTATCGGAAGGCCAACCTCGGACATTCATATCAGCAGAGTGGATCTTCAAGCGTCATCTGGTGCTGCACTTGCATTTGGCAGTGAGATGTCCGGTGGGATCTCAGGTATTCATGCTGACCACCTAAGGATACATGGTTCTGATAAAGGGTTCTCTTTGAAGACCACCCCTGGTCGTGGAGGTTACATAAAGGAAGTGATCATCTCAGATGTAGAAATGGATGGTATCCGTGTGGCCATTGAATTCATAGGTAATTTATCAAGCCATCCAGATGATGATTTTGATCCGTCTGAGCTTCCGGTGATTGATCAAATCACCTTAAAGAATATGGTGGGAACAAACATCTCGGTTGCAGGAATTTTATTAGGAATTGACAGTGATCCATTTACTGCGATTTGCCTTTCCAATCTCAGTTTCTCGATAACTGATTCGCTCCATTCTAGTCCCTGGTCTTGTTCCAATGTTTCTGGATACTCGGAATCGGTCTTGCCTGAGCCTTGCTCGGAACTGTATGCACCATCCTCAAATTCTTCAATTTGCTTCTCCCTTCCTAGTTACAGTGCACTTGATGTGGCATAG
- the LOC123086204 gene encoding probable polygalacturonase isoform X3: protein MKRLWRLQVVLSWVLAVVLGSVHGHVRRQWGEQVPPESRPHSVTITEFGAVGDGRTLNTLPFQNAVFYARSFADKGGAQLYVPKGRWLTGSFNLTSHLTLFLEKDAIIVGTEESSQWPIVEPLPSYGQGLDLPGPRHCSLINGYNLTDVVITGNNGLIDGQGLVWWDWLRSHELNHSRPHLVEFLYSEEIVISNLTFLNSPAWSIHPVYCSNVKVHNVTIKTLLDAPLTDGIVPDSCLNVCIEDSTISVSHEAISVKSGLDKYGISIGRPTSDIHISRVDLQASSGAALAFGSEMSGGISGIHADHLRIHGSDKGFSLKTTPGRGGYIKEVIISDVEMDGIRVAIEFIGNLSSHPDDDFDPSELPVIDQITLKNMVGTNISVAGILLGIDSDPFTAICLSNLSFSITDSLHSSPWSCSNVSGYSESVLPEPCSELYAPSSNSSICFSLPSYSALDVA, encoded by the exons ATGAAGAGGCTA TGGCGTCTTCAGGTGGTCCTGTCATGGGTCCTGGCCGTCGTTCTCGGCTCAGTCCACGGCCATGTGCGGCGGCAATGGGGAGAGCAGGTGCCCCCGGAGTCGCGGCCGCACAGCGTCACCATTACCGAGTTCGGCGCCGTAGGGGATGGTAGGACCCTGAACACCCTGCCCTTCCAAAACGCCGTCTTCTACGCCCGGTCCTTCGCCGACAAGGGCGGCGCGCAGCTGTACGTCCCCAAGGGTCGATGGCTCACCGGCAGCTTCAACCTCACCAGCCATCTCACCCTCTTCCTCGAGAAAGATGCCATCATCGTCGGCACGGAG GAGTCCTCGCAATGGCCAATTGTGGAACCTTTGCCATCTTATGGCCAGGGACTAGACCTTCCAGGTCCTAGACATTGTAGCTTAATAAATGGATACAATTTAACAGATGTTGTTATTACTG GGAATAATGGACTTATCGATGGCCAGGGCTTAGTATGGTGGGATTGGCTTCGCTCTCATGAACTAAATCATAGCCGCCCTCATCTCGTGGAGTTTCTGTATTCTGAAGAAATTGTGATATCAAACTTGACATTTTTGAACTCACCAGCCTGGAGCATACATCCAGTGTACTGCAG CAATGTAAAGGTTCATAACGTCACAATTAAGACTTTGTTGGATGCTCCACTCACTGATGGCATAGTTCCAG ATTCATGTTTGAATGTCTGCATCGAAGACAGCACCATTAGTGTCAGTCATGAAGCCATCTCAGTGAAAAGTGGGTTGGACAAGTACGGCATTTCTATCGGAAGGCCAACCTCGGACATTCATATCAGCAGAGTGGATCTTCAAGCGTCATCTGGTGCTGCACTTGCATTTGGCAGTGAGATGTCCGGTGGGATCTCAGGTATTCATGCTGACCACCTAAGGATACATGGTTCTGATAAAGGGTTCTCTTTGAAGACCACCCCTGGTCGTGGAGGTTACATAAAGGAAGTGATCATCTCAGATGTAGAAATGGATGGTATCCGTGTGGCCATTGAATTCATAGGTAATTTATCAAGCCATCCAGATGATGATTTTGATCCGTCTGAGCTTCCGGTGATTGATCAAATCACCTTAAAGAATATGGTGGGAACAAACATCTCGGTTGCAGGAATTTTATTAGGAATTGACAGTGATCCATTTACTGCGATTTGCCTTTCCAATCTCAGTTTCTCGATAACTGATTCGCTCCATTCTAGTCCCTGGTCTTGTTCCAATGTTTCTGGATACTCGGAATCGGTCTTGCCTGAGCCTTGCTCGGAACTGTATGCACCATCCTCAAATTCTTCAATTTGCTTCTCCCTTCCTAGTTACAGTGCACTTGATGTGGCATAG
- the LOC123086204 gene encoding probable polygalacturonase isoform X4, translated as MDLSGKRQCSSIVLFVGTLDGRGNSMQIPDQQGSSWLESSQWPIVEPLPSYGQGLDLPGPRHCSLINGYNLTDVVITGNNGLIDGQGLVWWDWLRSHELNHSRPHLVEFLYSEEIVISNLTFLNSPAWSIHPVYCSNVKVHNVTIKTLLDAPLTDGIVPDSCLNVCIEDSTISVSHEAISVKSGLDKYGISIGRPTSDIHISRVDLQASSGAALAFGSEMSGGISGIHADHLRIHGSDKGFSLKTTPGRGGYIKEVIISDVEMDGIRVAIEFIGNLSSHPDDDFDPSELPVIDQITLKNMVGTNISVAGILLGIDSDPFTAICLSNLSFSITDSLHSSPWSCSNVSGYSESVLPEPCSELYAPSSNSSICFSLPSYSALDVA; from the exons ATGGATTTATCCGGGAAACGCCAATGTAGTTCGATTGTGCTCTTTGTTGGCACGCTAGACGGCAGAGGAAATTCTATGCAAATACCCGATCAGCAGGGTTCAAGTTGGCTG GAGTCCTCGCAATGGCCAATTGTGGAACCTTTGCCATCTTATGGCCAGGGACTAGACCTTCCAGGTCCTAGACATTGTAGCTTAATAAATGGATACAATTTAACAGATGTTGTTATTACTG GGAATAATGGACTTATCGATGGCCAGGGCTTAGTATGGTGGGATTGGCTTCGCTCTCATGAACTAAATCATAGCCGCCCTCATCTCGTGGAGTTTCTGTATTCTGAAGAAATTGTGATATCAAACTTGACATTTTTGAACTCACCAGCCTGGAGCATACATCCAGTGTACTGCAG CAATGTAAAGGTTCATAACGTCACAATTAAGACTTTGTTGGATGCTCCACTCACTGATGGCATAGTTCCAG ATTCATGTTTGAATGTCTGCATCGAAGACAGCACCATTAGTGTCAGTCATGAAGCCATCTCAGTGAAAAGTGGGTTGGACAAGTACGGCATTTCTATCGGAAGGCCAACCTCGGACATTCATATCAGCAGAGTGGATCTTCAAGCGTCATCTGGTGCTGCACTTGCATTTGGCAGTGAGATGTCCGGTGGGATCTCAGGTATTCATGCTGACCACCTAAGGATACATGGTTCTGATAAAGGGTTCTCTTTGAAGACCACCCCTGGTCGTGGAGGTTACATAAAGGAAGTGATCATCTCAGATGTAGAAATGGATGGTATCCGTGTGGCCATTGAATTCATAGGTAATTTATCAAGCCATCCAGATGATGATTTTGATCCGTCTGAGCTTCCGGTGATTGATCAAATCACCTTAAAGAATATGGTGGGAACAAACATCTCGGTTGCAGGAATTTTATTAGGAATTGACAGTGATCCATTTACTGCGATTTGCCTTTCCAATCTCAGTTTCTCGATAACTGATTCGCTCCATTCTAGTCCCTGGTCTTGTTCCAATGTTTCTGGATACTCGGAATCGGTCTTGCCTGAGCCTTGCTCGGAACTGTATGCACCATCCTCAAATTCTTCAATTTGCTTCTCCCTTCCTAGTTACAGTGCACTTGATGTGGCATAG